In Nitrosospira briensis C-128, a genomic segment contains:
- the asd gene encoding archaetidylserine decarboxylase (Phosphatidylserine decarboxylase is synthesized as a single chain precursor. Generation of the pyruvoyl active site from a Ser is coupled to cleavage of a Gly-Ser bond between the larger (beta) and smaller (alpha chains). It is an integral membrane protein.), with product MSKASFSVLPQYLLPKQAITVFAGKVASARAGRLTAFLIRWFIKRYDVNMDETINPDIHSYRTFNDFFTRALLPGKRPLAQADFICPVDGSISQLGVIRGDQIFQAKGHNYSTTALVGGDSELAEKFRGGKFATLYLSPKDYHRVHMPCDGRLTRMIYVPGVLFSVNPLTARGIPSLFARNERVICVFESERGPFVLALVGATIVGSIATTWHGVVNPKRPGRVREWRYDSQNLILRKGDEMGRFQLGSTVVMLFPKNTMQFNSFWTPMRAIRFGEMMAIGTSDNNRDV from the coding sequence GTGTCCAAGGCGTCTTTTTCGGTTCTTCCGCAATATCTGCTACCCAAGCAGGCAATTACCGTGTTTGCCGGAAAGGTTGCAAGCGCCCGCGCGGGTCGTCTGACGGCATTTTTGATTCGTTGGTTCATCAAGCGCTACGATGTGAATATGGACGAAACGATTAATCCGGATATTCACAGTTATAGGACCTTTAATGATTTTTTTACTCGCGCGTTGCTCCCCGGGAAGCGGCCCCTGGCCCAAGCGGACTTTATTTGTCCGGTCGACGGCAGTATAAGTCAGCTAGGCGTTATTCGCGGCGATCAAATATTTCAGGCCAAGGGGCATAATTATTCTACGACCGCGTTGGTCGGCGGCGATAGCGAGTTGGCTGAGAAATTTCGCGGAGGTAAGTTTGCGACGCTGTATCTGAGCCCTAAGGACTACCATCGGGTACATATGCCTTGCGATGGCCGATTGACTCGTATGATATATGTCCCAGGCGTGTTGTTCTCCGTAAATCCTCTTACAGCCCGCGGCATTCCAAGCCTTTTCGCCCGCAACGAGCGTGTCATTTGTGTATTCGAGTCGGAGCGTGGGCCATTTGTGCTAGCGCTGGTAGGCGCCACCATTGTTGGAAGTATTGCCACGACGTGGCATGGTGTCGTGAATCCTAAACGCCCTGGACGTGTTCGCGAATGGCGGTACGATTCGCAAAACCTGATCCTCAGAAAAGGCGATGAAATGGGCCGTTTTCAGCTAGGCTCAACGGTGGTGATGTTATTTCCCAAAAATACAATGCAATTCAATTCATTTTGGACGCCCATGCGAGCCATACGTTTCGGCGAAATGATGGCCATCGGAACCAGCGACAACAATCGGGATGTGTAG